TATTTATCTAATGATGAAGAGTTATTGGGGCATTTATTGTATGGGTATATTCCGGCAGATACTTCAATTGATGCATTAGATTTAAATAAATTAGAAAACTGTCCTTTTATTGATGATATTTCCTGCATTGATGCTGATATTGCTCTATATGTAGTCTCAGGGTATAGTTCACTATCTATTCCTAGAACTATAACAATGTTAACTGTTCTTGATATTTTACGAAAAAGAACAAATATAAAAAAAGTATACATAAATTGTCATGCGCAAGAAGGTTTTGATATGTATGAAAAAAACTTTAAACCAGAGGTTATAGGTAAAGGAAAAGAGCTTTTATTTTACGGTGTTAAGTATTTAAACCGTTATTATCGATACATTCAACTTTCTATGAACCCAGAAACCGTTTTATCAGCAAAAGTCGTATCTAATATGGTCCCTTTTACCGATGAGCATCTTAAGGAGTTATTAGATGAGAGTTGATTCAAGATTCTATATATTTTATAGAAAATGTGATATAGCTTTAGCATAGCTATATCACAATTGATTTATTCAAATTCCCATTTTGTACCATTGAATGTAAAAATTAAGGATTGGTTGCTATATAACCATTCATAGTCACTAGTATTTGGCCCATAGTATATCTTTGAAGAGAAAGTTGCTGTAGAGTCAAAAGTAACCATTCTTCCTTTTTTTACATTCTCATAGGGTAATACAAACTCATCAATAAACTGGCCATCAGCAGTAATAACTTTTACCTTTTTGTATTTGTTTAAGTAATCATCAATGTTTTCATTGAATTGCTCCAAACTTTTTTGGCTGTTTATCCATTTTACAAAATGAAGATTAACAGTAGACATTTGTTCTGAATTTTTTGAATAAACTGATAAATAAATATCATCCTCCACATTATTTAAGAATTTAATATTTACTTTATTATTTTCTTCGTACATCTCTATCTCCATTTCTTGAGGAGACAATAAGCGCATATATACTGGTCCTGTTATACTCTTGTCTCTGTAAATATTGATAGTATAATTATCATCATCATTTAAAATAGGTTGAGATATTAGTGTATCAGGTAGTACATAACGGTTATTTAAAGTGTATTTATATTCATTTACAACATGATTTCCAAAAATGTCATCAATACCATCTGTTGATGCCCAGCCGGAATCGTGGGTAAAACCATAGGTATGATAGTATTCATGAACGAAACCTTGCCAAGATTCTTGTTCGGTATCTGTGCTATTTAGCCATTCCATT
The window above is part of the Aliivibrio fischeri ATCC 7744 = JCM 18803 = DSM 507 genome. Proteins encoded here:
- a CDS encoding helix-turn-helix domain-containing protein, encoding MEFSKYIKKIRESNQLTQQEMLELLAQSDSSFDKLDLTTLSRWERGVTIPKLEKRLIIARLFSYDVATLIDPYVEIPKDKSLLLKKVLHRPVNPYVFKEDKFNLTKFDSLINNNELCKLLSIFHQSHLDVELRASIFSKIAVKMDAYLSNDEELLGHLLYGYIPADTSIDALDLNKLENCPFIDDISCIDADIALYVVSGYSSLSIPRTITMLTVLDILRKRTNIKKVYINCHAQEGFDMYEKNFKPEVIGKGKELLFYGVKYLNRYYRYIQLSMNPETVLSAKVVSNMVPFTDEHLKELLDES